The Centroberyx gerrardi isolate f3 chromosome 19, fCenGer3.hap1.cur.20231027, whole genome shotgun sequence genome has a segment encoding these proteins:
- the LOC139908391 gene encoding uncharacterized protein LOC139908391, translated as MHPELKGIANLKVIRAMGSLLSKGFVRETFAWKHAYYYLNNDGIVYLRDYLRLPPEIMPASLQRVRRPTSTLDIMRRAARVQTVEGPTSYVPKSRGRGESQAAMMDRQSYRHRRPGEEEDQSDRRPMNFRGSYQPQGPVGQPGVQTQTFFRRGQGFRRGEERGAEDGQRRGFRTSYLPPEDRAVRCPVPVKEAKPPTPSVPVAAPVVPEIPKQMPMAQQVIEPAVEPVTPAPSAPVEEVVQEAVEEIAAPPPAEPEEPESIVETDEEVEEAIIEEPAEELVPDVTAGDVLKPDLEEPAEVIEEVVPGEHVEEDPQTVPLVEEPEEEEEEVEEEVEEEEEVEVEEEEEENAPEEVFITDMVVVQDTPEETVEEEPYDVEIEIPKDPKQLEVEVSIPVTEAETPESYSDFDSPTPPPPVTDDFTDLTEETVVGNNTADDDFASMAITQEVITVMEEAIPTQVISQSHVVMETSAILVSDMVSDLGLDQEESAAFEADCPAPVVPSECPIAALKSSLPQGDWGFLTEDPEEEQEVKKVWPDSLEG; from the exons ATGCACCCTGAACTCAAGGGGATTGCAAACCTGAAGGTGATCCGTGCCATGGGTTCTCTCTTATCCAAGGGCTTTGTCAGGGAGACATTTGCTTGGAAACATGCCTATTATTATCTTAACAACGACGGGATTGTGTACCTGCGCGATTACCTGCGCCTTCCCCCGGAGATCATGCCCGCCTCCCTGCAGCGTGTGCGTCGTCCCACATCCACGCTGGACATTATGCGCCGGGCTGCTCGAGTCCAGACTGTGGAAGGCCCCACATCCTACGTCCCGAAATCCAGGGGTAGAGGAGAGAGCCAGGCGGCCATGATGGACCGCCAGAGTTACCGTCACAGGAGACCCGGAGAAGAGGAGGACCAATCTGACAGGCGTCCGATGAATTTCAGAGGCTCCTACCAGCCTCAGGGCCCAGTTGGGCAGCCTGGGGTTCAGACCCAGACGTTCTTCAGGAGAGGCCAGGGTTTCCGCAGAGGAGAGGAACGTGGGGCAGAGGATGGCCAGAGGAGAGGTTTTCGAACCTCCTATCTCCCGCCTGAGGACAGAGCTGTCAGATGCCCTGTCCCAGTTAAGGAGGCCAAGCCACCAACTCCCTCAGTCCCTGTTGCTGCTCCAGTTGTTCCAGAGATCCCCAAACAGATGCCAATGGCTCAGCAGGTTATTGAACCAGCAGTGGAGCCAGTGACCCCAGCTCCCAGTGCCCCAGTAGAGGAAGTAGTGCAGGAAGCAGTTGAGGAGATTGCTGCTCCACCACCTGCAGAGCCTGAAGAGCCTGAGTCTATAGTGGAAACAGATGAAGAAGTGGAAGAGGCTATAATTGAGGAGCCTGCAGAAGAGTTGGTCCCAGATGTGACGGCAGGAGATGTGCTGAAGCCAGATTTGGAGGAGCCTGCTGAGGTAATTGAAGAGGTAGTCCCTGGAGAACATGTGGAGGAGGACCCCCAAACAGTCCCTTTAGTGGAGGagcctgaggaagaggaagaggaagtggaagaggaagtggaagaggaagaggaagtggaagtggaagaggaagaggaagagaatgcTCCTGAGGAAGTGTTCATCACTGACATGGTGGTTGTCCAGGATACCCCTGAAGAAACTGTTGAGGAGGAGCCATATGATGTTGAGATCGAGATCCCGAAAGACCCCAAACAGCTTGAGGTTGAGGTCTCCATCCCTGTGACCGAAGCTGAGACTCCCGAGTCATATTCTGACTTTGACTCAccaacccctccacccccagtTACTGACGACTTCACAGACCTGACAGAGGAGACAGTGGTGGGCAATAATACTGCTGATGATGATTTTGCTAGCATGGCGATTACCCAGGAAGTGATTACGGTAATGGAAGAGGCCATTCCTACCCAAGTCATATCTCAGTCTCATGTTGTCATGGAGACCTCCGCCATTTTGGTGTCTGACATGGTTTCTGATCTTGGACTTGATCAGGAGGAGAGTGCAGCCTTTGAGGCAGACTGTCCCGCCCCTGTAGTCCCATCCGAGTGTCCAATTGCTGCCCTGAAGAGCTCTCTGCCTCAGGGAGACTGGGGCTTCCTCACTGAGGaccctgaggaggagcaggaggtgaaGAAGGTCTGGCCTGACTCCCTGGAAG GGTGA